Proteins encoded within one genomic window of Vidua macroura isolate BioBank_ID:100142 chromosome 2, ASM2450914v1, whole genome shotgun sequence:
- the EIF1AX gene encoding eukaryotic translation initiation factor 1A, X-chromosomal isoform X1 — translation MPKNKGKGGKNRRRGKNENESEKRELVFKEDGQEYAQVIKMLGNGRLEALCFDGVKRLCHIRGKLRKKVWINTSDIILIGLRDYQDNKADVILKYNADEARSLKAYGELPEHAKINETDTFGPGDDDEIQFDDIGDDDEDIDDI, via the exons ATGCCTAAGAATAAAG GCAAAGGAGGTAAAAACAGGCGACGAGGTAAGAATGAGAATGAATCAGAAAAAAGAGAACTGGTCTTCAAAGAAGATGGGCAAG AATATGCCCAGGTGATCAAGATGTTAGGCAATGGAAGACTGGAGGCATTATGTTTTGATGGTGTGAAGAGGTTATGTCATATTAGAGGGAAGCTAAGAAAAAAG GTCTGGATAAATACATCTGATATTATATTGATTGGCTTAAGAGACTACCAG GATAACAAGGCTGATGTTATTCTAAAATACAATGCAGATGAAGCCAGAAGCCTGAAAGCATATGGGGAGCTTCCAGAACATG ctaaaataaatgaaacagacACATTTGGTCCTGGAGACGATGATGAAATCCAGTTTGATGATATTGGAGATGATGATGAAGATATTGATGAT atctAA
- the EIF1AX gene encoding eukaryotic translation initiation factor 1A, X-chromosomal isoform X2, with the protein MLGNGRLEALCFDGVKRLCHIRGKLRKKVWINTSDIILIGLRDYQDNKADVILKYNADEARSLKAYGELPEHAKINETDTFGPGDDDEIQFDDIGDDDEDIDDI; encoded by the exons ATGTTAGGCAATGGAAGACTGGAGGCATTATGTTTTGATGGTGTGAAGAGGTTATGTCATATTAGAGGGAAGCTAAGAAAAAAG GTCTGGATAAATACATCTGATATTATATTGATTGGCTTAAGAGACTACCAG GATAACAAGGCTGATGTTATTCTAAAATACAATGCAGATGAAGCCAGAAGCCTGAAAGCATATGGGGAGCTTCCAGAACATG ctaaaataaatgaaacagacACATTTGGTCCTGGAGACGATGATGAAATCCAGTTTGATGATATTGGAGATGATGATGAAGATATTGATGAT atctAA